From the Candidatus Poribacteria bacterium genome, the window GCTCAAGCGGCTCACCGAGCAGGAACAGGAAATCGTGCGGCTGAAATACTTTCAGGACTACACTGGTACGCAAATCGCCGAAGTCCTCGGTATCTCTAAAGGCAGAGTGAGCCAATTGATGAAAAGTCTTTTGGGAAAACTCAAATCCGTATACTTACGTCTTAAAGATGGATGCCCCGTCTGAAACCGACGCGCATCCATCATCGAAATCTAAAAACCGCTGAAAATAATCACGCACACCTACAAGGAGAACTATCATGACAACTCACATTCGTTTTCGAGATGGTGTCACAATCGTTGAACCGTCTGGGCAAATCGTCGGGACTAACGTCCCAGAGTTGCGGGCAATCATTTTGCCACACATCGCAGCAGACGATGAACCGCGCATCCTTATCAACTTCGAGCATGTCAAGCGGATGAGTTCTTCAGGACTCGGTGTACTCATGCAAGCCCGCTCACTTGCCAAGCACAAGAAAGGACGGATTGGGGTTATCCATGTCGGCAAGCACATCAAGAACCTGCTTGTATTGAGTCGATTATCCAGCCTCTTTGAGCATTTCGAGAGCGAGGCAGCTGCGATCGCGACGCTCTCAGAATGGCATCGAAACTTTAACACACGGCAAACGCATAGAAGGTTCGGCGTGAATTGAAATTTATCGCGTCTTTCAATATCCGATCCCTTTAGCAAAAAGTCGTCACTCCCAAAC encodes:
- a CDS encoding STAS domain-containing protein, which encodes MTTHIRFRDGVTIVEPSGQIVGTNVPELRAIILPHIAADDEPRILINFEHVKRMSSSGLGVLMQARSLAKHKKGRIGVIHVGKHIKNLLVLSRLSSLFEHFESEAAAIATLSEWHRNFNTRQTHRRFGVN